TAAGGGATCACCTGCGGCGGAGAGTATCGCTCTGGCAACTGGTCAGGGATGCCTGGAAGGGGGCAAGGAGTATATGAAAAGGCTGAGCATCCAGGAAAGGTTGGCTTTAAACAAATTCCAGGTAGATCATGCAGAATCCCACATAGTACTCAATAAGGATTTCTGCCGGGAATGTTCCACAAAGGTATGCACTTTTATCTGTCCGGCCGGGTTGTATGTCTGGACCGGGGAAGAGATCGCTTTCGATTATGCAGGGTGTCTGGAGTGTGGGGCCTGCCGGGTAGTATGCCCGAAAAAGGCTCTTGCCTGGAATTACCCCCGGGGTTCTTTTGGTGTAATTTTCCGCTACGGATGATTCACCCGGGAGAGAAAGAGGAATTTTCA
Above is a window of Bacillota bacterium DNA encoding:
- a CDS encoding 4Fe-4S dicluster domain-containing protein: MKRLSIQERLALNKFQVDHAESHIVLNKDFCRECSTKVCTFICPAGLYVWTGEEIAFDYAGCLECGACRVVCPKKALAWNYPRGSFGVIFRYG